Proteins found in one Thermaerobacter subterraneus DSM 13965 genomic segment:
- the spoVT gene encoding stage V sporulation protein T yields the protein MKATGIVRRIDDLGRVVIPKEIRRTLRIREGDPLEIFVDRDGEVILKKYSPIGELGDFAKELADSLHEAVHHIALVADRDAIIAVAGAPRKEFMEKRIGGAVEEAMAQRQPVLRNRPAQNPGAGTLLADDETDERFSAYVIAPILATGDVIGAVILASKEPGTQMGDLELKLAETAAAVLRKQMED from the coding sequence ATGAAGGCGACGGGCATCGTGCGCCGCATCGACGACCTGGGCCGGGTCGTGATCCCCAAGGAGATCCGGCGCACCCTGCGCATCCGCGAGGGCGACCCGCTGGAGATCTTCGTGGATCGCGACGGCGAAGTGATCCTGAAAAAGTACTCGCCGATTGGCGAGTTGGGTGATTTTGCCAAGGAACTGGCCGATTCCCTCCACGAGGCCGTCCACCACATCGCCCTGGTGGCCGACCGGGACGCCATCATCGCCGTGGCCGGTGCTCCCCGGAAGGAGTTCATGGAGAAGCGCATCGGGGGTGCGGTGGAGGAGGCCATGGCCCAGCGGCAGCCCGTCCTGCGCAACCGCCCGGCCCAGAACCCCGGCGCCGGCACCCTCCTGGCCGACGACGAGACCGACGAGCGGTTCTCCGCCTACGTGATCGCGCCCATTCTGGCCACGGGCGACGTCATCGGGGCGGTGATTCTGGCCTCCAAGGAGCCCGGCACCCAGATGGGGGACCTGGAGCTCAAGCTGGCCGAGACGGCGGCGGCGGTGCTGCGCAAGCAAATGGAGGACTAG
- a CDS encoding RDD family protein → MRRGTGAEPAPLGLRWAAGLIDLVLLSAAGNLLGLTVLEVAEAWTGGTAALALAGTAVLAAAAAYFAAGEGYWGTTLGKLALGLRVVEARGQCPGWRRALVRFLARMAGTVLAGAGWWPALGIGQRPAGPPWHDTVARTRVVRWRPWQVGAESAGR, encoded by the coding sequence TTGCGGCGCGGGACTGGGGCCGAACCGGCACCCCTGGGGTTGCGCTGGGCGGCGGGTTTGATCGACCTGGTGCTGCTGTCGGCGGCCGGCAACCTCCTGGGCCTGACCGTCCTGGAGGTGGCCGAGGCCTGGACCGGCGGCACGGCCGCTCTGGCGCTGGCCGGCACCGCGGTCCTGGCGGCCGCCGCCGCCTACTTTGCTGCCGGCGAGGGCTACTGGGGGACCACCCTGGGCAAGCTGGCATTGGGCCTGCGGGTGGTGGAGGCCCGAGGCCAGTGCCCCGGCTGGCGGCGGGCGCTGGTCCGCTTCCTGGCCCGGATGGCGGGCACCGTCCTGGCCGGCGCGGGCTGGTGGCCGGCCCTGGGGATCGGGCAGAGGCCCGCCGGCCCGCCCTGGCACGACACGGTGGCCCGGACCCGCGTGGTGCGGTGGCGGCCGTGGCAGGTGGGCGCGGAAAGCGCCGGCCGCTGA
- a CDS encoding 50S ribosomal protein L25, with protein sequence MQAVLRAVPREPGHARRVRREGGLPAVLYGPSGNFPVRLDAREFHRLLASGRARGILTVELVQDGSTRSLSAMVKELQYHPARGDLLHVDLFEVREDEPVRAEVPIVLRGVEEAEKRGILQHQLAELEIESLPRHMPAAVEGDVARLPVGEELRVRDLEVPAQVRVLNDPDEIVAVLLPPKDVGAEEEAQPAAEAAAGAATDEKGEKGEA encoded by the coding sequence GTGCAGGCCGTCTTGCGTGCGGTGCCGCGGGAGCCGGGCCACGCGCGGCGGGTACGCCGCGAGGGCGGTCTCCCGGCGGTTCTGTACGGGCCCAGCGGCAACTTTCCCGTGCGCCTCGATGCCCGGGAGTTCCACCGCTTGCTGGCGTCGGGCCGGGCGCGGGGTATCCTGACCGTCGAGCTGGTGCAGGACGGGTCGACCCGCTCCCTCAGCGCCATGGTGAAGGAACTGCAGTACCACCCCGCCCGGGGCGACCTGCTCCACGTGGACCTCTTCGAGGTGCGGGAGGACGAACCCGTCCGGGCCGAGGTGCCCATCGTCCTGCGGGGTGTGGAAGAGGCCGAGAAGCGGGGCATCCTGCAGCACCAGCTGGCCGAGCTGGAGATCGAAAGCCTGCCGCGCCACATGCCGGCGGCCGTGGAGGGGGACGTGGCCCGGCTGCCGGTGGGCGAGGAGCTGCGGGTGCGTGATCTGGAGGTGCCGGCCCAGGTCCGGGTGCTGAACGATCCGGACGAGATCGTGGCGGTGCTGCTGCCGCCGAAGGACGTGGGCGCGGAGGAGGAAGCGCAGCCGGCTGCTGAGGCCGCTGCGGGTGCAGCCACGGACGAGAAGGGCGAGAAGGGCGAGGCGTGA
- the glmU gene encoding bifunctional UDP-N-acetylglucosamine diphosphorylase/glucosamine-1-phosphate N-acetyltransferase GlmU: MDHPLHAVILAAGLGKRMRSNRAKVLHPVAGRPMVEHVVRAAEGAGAGRVVVVVGHQGEQVQALLGERVVYAWQHQPLGTGHAVLQAEAAVAGAQDVLVLYGDTPLLEADLLRQLIDAHRRSGAAATLLTAQLDDPTGYGRIVRDEAGRVVRIVEEADATPAQGAIREVNTGMACFRREPLFDALRRLTPANAQGEYYLVDVVALLHQQGLAVHTVTAPDPRQVEGVNDREALARAEAILRDRIRRRWMAAGVTLIDPASAWIDDDVEIGRDTVIFPNTVVAAGSRIGEGCRLGPGAHITGSVLGNQVQVWYSVVEDSQLGDGCRVGPFSHLRPGCRLAPGVHIGNFAELKNAEVGPGSKVNHHSYLGDAQVGAGVNIGAGTVTVNYDGFRKHRTIIEDEAFIGCNANLVAPVRVGQGAYVAAGSTVNQDVPPGALAIARERQVNKEGWAARWRQRARGRNGDGVR; encoded by the coding sequence TTGGATCATCCGCTCCACGCCGTGATCCTGGCCGCGGGGCTGGGCAAGCGCATGCGGTCGAACCGGGCCAAGGTGCTCCACCCGGTGGCCGGGCGGCCCATGGTGGAGCACGTGGTGCGGGCGGCCGAAGGGGCCGGCGCCGGCCGGGTGGTGGTGGTGGTGGGCCACCAGGGCGAGCAGGTGCAGGCCCTGCTGGGGGAACGGGTGGTGTATGCCTGGCAGCACCAGCCCCTCGGCACGGGGCACGCGGTGCTGCAGGCGGAAGCGGCCGTGGCCGGGGCGCAGGACGTCCTGGTCCTCTATGGGGATACGCCCCTGCTGGAGGCCGATCTGCTGCGCCAGTTGATCGACGCCCACCGCCGGTCGGGTGCGGCGGCCACCCTCCTCACCGCGCAGCTGGACGACCCGACGGGCTACGGCCGGATCGTCCGGGATGAGGCGGGCCGGGTGGTGCGCATCGTGGAAGAGGCCGATGCGACCCCGGCCCAGGGGGCCATCCGGGAGGTCAATACCGGCATGGCCTGCTTCCGGCGGGAGCCCCTGTTCGACGCCCTCCGCCGCCTCACGCCGGCCAACGCCCAGGGGGAGTACTACCTGGTGGACGTGGTGGCGCTGCTTCACCAGCAGGGTCTGGCGGTCCACACCGTCACCGCCCCCGATCCCCGGCAGGTGGAAGGGGTCAACGACCGGGAGGCGCTGGCCCGGGCGGAAGCCATCCTGCGCGACCGCATCCGCAGGCGGTGGATGGCGGCGGGCGTGACCCTGATCGACCCGGCCAGCGCCTGGATCGATGACGACGTGGAGATCGGGCGGGACACGGTGATCTTCCCCAACACGGTGGTGGCGGCCGGCTCTCGCATCGGGGAGGGCTGCCGCCTGGGCCCCGGTGCCCACATCACGGGCAGCGTCCTGGGCAACCAGGTGCAGGTCTGGTATTCGGTGGTGGAAGACAGCCAGCTGGGTGACGGCTGCCGGGTGGGCCCCTTCAGCCACCTGCGGCCAGGCTGCCGCCTCGCCCCCGGCGTCCACATCGGCAACTTCGCCGAGCTGAAGAACGCGGAGGTGGGCCCCGGGTCCAAGGTGAACCACCACTCCTATCTGGGCGATGCCCAGGTGGGCGCCGGCGTCAACATCGGCGCCGGCACCGTGACGGTCAACTACGACGGTTTCCGCAAGCACCGCACCATCATCGAGGACGAGGCCTTCATCGGTTGCAACGCCAACCTGGTGGCGCCGGTGCGGGTCGGCCAGGGAGCGTACGTGGCCGCCGGTTCGACCGTCAATCAGGACGTTCCGCCCGGCGCCCTGGCCATCGCCCGGGAGCGCCAGGTCAACAAGGAAGGATGGGCGGCCCGCTGGCGCCAGCGGGCCCGGGGGAGGAACGGCGATGGCGTACGATAG
- the mfd gene encoding transcription-repair coupling factor, with the protein MTTLPAQDLTEDLLRLWQQLPEFPSLAGGVRRELPAQAVYGLGGPAAASLLAALAAATGRTLFILTAEQGAADALAADLRAWVPAERVVVFPAIEVLPFEVLAASPELMALRLEALARLRQGPCLVVAPVAAVARRLPHPERWAAGLIELEPGQVMDRDDLLTRLVAAGYQRAEQVDRPGELAVRGGIVDVYPPAGEPVRIEFFGDEIDSLRRFDPGTQRSTGTLERVRLAPARELVLDEASWRRGLAALAAELDSLRDQTRHRRGGAARQLLDRLEQDLVRLEAERSIELAEHYLPFFEPEMATLLDYAPGPALAVWVEPRSLEEAVADRERQWQERQADLLSRGEILPAQAALYLDEPALWGALASRPVLYLSVLARAPGQGPEPRQVYPVTARPAPMFHGQWDLFEEEVRTWQRQQYRVLLVAGDGDRAGRLRQALLDADVAARQVERLTLPAPGEVLVAPAALSEGFEVPALRWVVLTEREVLGRRVARRRSPTVAADRAEAQALERLVDLKPGDYVVHVHHGIGRFLGLRTMEIQGVHRDYLTLQYAGGDRLYVPTDQIELVQKYVGAEGHQPRLARLGSGEWNKVKQRVKESVREMAGELLALYAARQSVRGHAFSPDTPWQRQFEDAFPYQETPDQLAAIAAIKADMERPVPMDRLLVGDVGFGKTEVAMRAAFKAVQDGKQVAVLVPTTVLAYQHERTFKERFAPFPVTIRTLSRFASPAEQAEILTGLAQGTVDIVIGTHRLVQPDVRFKDLGLLIIDEEHRFGVAHKERLKQLKQNVDVLTLSATPIPRTLHMALAGIRDLSRIDTPPENRFPVQTFVVEWHESLVRDAIQRELRRGGQVFYVHNRVQSIHAVRRRLERLLPEARFAVAHGQMAEGELERVMVDFMEGKADVLVCTTIIESGLDIPNVNTLIVEDADRMGLAQLYQLRGRVGRSDRVAYAYFTYRRDKVLTEDAQKRLQAIKDFTELGAGFKLALRDLEIRGAGNLLGAEQHGFMLSVGFDLYTQLLEEAVNELRGRQRPARLKPVIDLVVDAHIPDNYIRDARQKIEFYKKVNLAETPADLAEVREALQDRYGPPPEPVRNLLALAEVRQLAARCGVFRIEQQGTRIDMEAVAPQAGAVVQACEALRPQLGRRLQPVRGRAAAFFRTDGLGEREVLTALRRFLRELARHTPLPAGELPVDEPAAE; encoded by the coding sequence ATGACCACCCTGCCAGCCCAGGACCTGACGGAAGACCTGCTGCGCCTGTGGCAGCAGCTGCCGGAGTTCCCCTCCCTGGCCGGAGGGGTGCGCCGGGAACTGCCCGCCCAGGCGGTGTACGGCCTGGGCGGGCCGGCCGCGGCCAGCCTGCTGGCTGCCCTCGCGGCCGCCACGGGCCGGACCTTGTTCATCCTTACCGCAGAGCAGGGGGCGGCCGACGCCCTGGCTGCCGACCTGCGCGCCTGGGTGCCTGCGGAGCGGGTGGTGGTCTTCCCCGCCATCGAAGTCCTGCCCTTCGAGGTGCTGGCCGCCAGCCCCGAGCTTATGGCCCTGCGGCTGGAGGCGCTGGCCCGGCTGCGCCAGGGCCCCTGCCTGGTGGTGGCCCCGGTAGCCGCTGTTGCCCGCCGGCTGCCCCATCCGGAGCGCTGGGCGGCGGGGCTGATCGAGCTGGAACCGGGGCAGGTCATGGACCGGGACGACCTCCTGACTCGCCTGGTGGCCGCCGGCTACCAGCGGGCCGAGCAGGTTGACCGTCCCGGCGAGCTGGCCGTTCGCGGCGGGATCGTGGACGTCTACCCACCGGCCGGTGAGCCCGTGCGCATCGAGTTCTTTGGCGACGAGATCGACTCCCTGCGCCGGTTCGACCCCGGTACCCAGCGGTCGACGGGCACCCTGGAGCGGGTGCGCCTGGCCCCCGCCCGGGAACTGGTGCTGGACGAGGCTTCCTGGCGGCGGGGACTCGCCGCCCTGGCCGCCGAGCTGGACTCCCTGCGGGACCAGACGCGCCACCGCAGGGGGGGCGCCGCCCGCCAGCTGCTGGACCGGCTGGAGCAGGACCTGGTCCGGCTGGAGGCCGAGCGCTCCATCGAGCTGGCGGAGCACTACCTGCCCTTCTTCGAGCCGGAGATGGCCACCCTGCTGGACTATGCCCCGGGGCCCGCCCTGGCCGTCTGGGTGGAGCCCCGGTCCCTGGAGGAGGCGGTGGCCGATCGGGAGCGCCAGTGGCAGGAGCGCCAGGCCGACCTTCTCTCCCGGGGCGAGATCCTGCCCGCCCAGGCCGCCCTCTACCTGGACGAACCGGCCCTCTGGGGCGCCCTGGCTTCCCGGCCCGTGCTGTACCTGTCGGTGCTGGCCCGGGCGCCGGGCCAGGGGCCGGAGCCGCGGCAGGTATATCCCGTGACGGCGCGGCCTGCCCCGATGTTCCACGGGCAGTGGGACCTGTTCGAGGAAGAGGTGCGCACCTGGCAGCGCCAGCAATACCGGGTGCTGCTGGTGGCCGGCGACGGCGACCGGGCCGGCCGGTTGCGCCAGGCCCTGCTCGACGCCGACGTGGCGGCTCGCCAGGTGGAGCGCCTGACCCTGCCCGCCCCCGGGGAAGTGCTGGTGGCTCCGGCCGCCCTGAGCGAAGGCTTTGAGGTGCCCGCCCTGCGCTGGGTCGTCCTGACGGAGCGGGAGGTATTGGGCCGCCGGGTGGCCCGGCGGCGCAGCCCCACCGTGGCCGCCGACCGGGCAGAAGCCCAGGCCCTGGAACGGCTGGTGGACCTCAAGCCCGGCGACTACGTGGTCCACGTCCACCACGGCATCGGCCGGTTCCTCGGCCTGCGCACCATGGAGATCCAGGGCGTGCACCGCGACTACCTGACCCTGCAGTACGCCGGCGGCGACCGGCTCTACGTGCCCACCGACCAGATCGAGCTGGTGCAGAAGTACGTGGGCGCCGAGGGTCACCAGCCGCGGCTGGCCCGGCTGGGTTCCGGCGAGTGGAACAAGGTCAAGCAGCGCGTCAAGGAATCGGTGCGGGAGATGGCCGGGGAGCTGCTGGCCTTGTACGCCGCCCGCCAGTCGGTCCGCGGTCACGCCTTCAGCCCCGACACCCCCTGGCAGCGCCAGTTTGAAGACGCCTTTCCCTACCAGGAGACGCCGGACCAGCTGGCGGCCATCGCCGCCATCAAGGCCGACATGGAGCGGCCGGTCCCCATGGACCGGTTGCTGGTGGGCGACGTGGGCTTCGGCAAGACCGAGGTGGCCATGCGGGCGGCCTTCAAAGCGGTCCAGGACGGCAAGCAGGTGGCGGTGCTGGTGCCCACCACCGTGCTGGCGTACCAGCACGAGCGGACGTTCAAGGAGCGCTTCGCGCCCTTTCCCGTCACCATCCGCACCCTGAGCCGCTTTGCCTCGCCGGCGGAGCAGGCGGAGATCCTGACGGGCCTGGCCCAGGGCACGGTGGACATCGTCATCGGCACCCACCGGCTGGTCCAGCCCGACGTGCGCTTCAAGGACCTGGGTCTGTTGATCATCGACGAGGAACACCGCTTCGGCGTGGCTCACAAGGAGCGGCTCAAGCAGCTGAAGCAGAACGTGGACGTGCTGACCCTGTCGGCCACGCCCATCCCCCGCACCCTGCACATGGCCCTGGCGGGAATCCGGGACCTGAGCCGCATCGACACGCCACCGGAGAACCGCTTCCCGGTCCAGACCTTCGTGGTGGAGTGGCACGAGTCGCTGGTGCGGGACGCCATCCAGCGGGAGCTGCGCCGTGGTGGCCAGGTGTTCTACGTGCACAACCGCGTCCAGAGCATCCACGCCGTCCGGCGGCGTCTGGAGCGCCTGCTGCCCGAGGCCCGCTTCGCCGTGGCCCATGGCCAGATGGCCGAGGGCGAGCTGGAACGGGTCATGGTCGACTTCATGGAGGGCAAGGCCGATGTGCTGGTGTGCACCACCATCATCGAGTCGGGCCTGGACATTCCCAACGTCAACACCCTGATCGTGGAGGACGCCGACCGGATGGGGCTGGCCCAGCTCTACCAGCTGCGCGGCCGGGTGGGGCGATCCGACCGGGTGGCCTATGCCTACTTCACCTACCGCCGCGACAAGGTGCTGACGGAAGACGCCCAGAAGCGCCTGCAGGCGATCAAGGACTTCACCGAGCTGGGGGCGGGGTTCAAGCTGGCCCTGCGGGACCTGGAGATCCGCGGCGCCGGCAACCTGCTGGGTGCCGAGCAGCACGGCTTCATGCTGTCGGTGGGCTTCGACCTGTACACCCAGCTGCTGGAAGAGGCTGTCAACGAGCTGCGTGGCCGGCAGCGGCCCGCGCGGCTGAAACCGGTGATCGACCTGGTGGTCGATGCCCACATCCCCGACAACTACATCCGCGACGCCCGCCAGAAGATCGAGTTCTACAAGAAGGTCAACCTGGCGGAGACGCCGGCCGACCTGGCCGAGGTGCGGGAGGCGCTGCAGGACCGCTACGGCCCGCCGCCGGAACCGGTACGGAACCTGCTGGCCCTGGCCGAGGTGCGGCAGCTGGCGGCCCGCTGCGGCGTCTTCCGCATCGAACAGCAGGGCACCCGGATCGACATGGAAGCCGTCGCTCCCCAGGCCGGGGCCGTGGTCCAGGCGTGCGAGGCGCTGCGCCCGCAGCTGGGCCGCCGGCTGCAGCCGGTGCGGGGCCGGGCGGCGGCGTTCTTCCGCACCGACGGCCTGGGCGAGCGCGAGGTCCTCACCGCCCTGCGCCGCTTTCTGCGCGAGCTGGCCCGCCACACACCCCTTCCCGCCGGAGAGCTGCCGGTGGACGAGCCGGCGGCAGAATAA
- a CDS encoding SpoVG family protein encodes MDISEVRIRPVKGAGRMRAFASVVFGGQFVVHELKVVEGSEGRMFVAFPSKRAASGEYFDIAHPITADARDRIQQAVLAAYRQQVGGMAAEQAG; translated from the coding sequence ATGGACATCTCGGAGGTGCGGATCCGGCCGGTCAAGGGTGCGGGCCGGATGCGGGCCTTTGCCTCCGTCGTCTTCGGCGGCCAGTTCGTGGTCCACGAGCTGAAGGTGGTCGAGGGGTCCGAGGGGCGCATGTTCGTGGCCTTCCCGTCCAAGCGGGCGGCCAGCGGCGAGTACTTCGACATCGCCCACCCCATCACCGCCGATGCGAGGGACCGCATCCAGCAGGCGGTGCTGGCGGCCTACCGCCAGCAGGTGGGCGGGATGGCAGCCGAGCAGGCGGGCTAG
- the pth gene encoding aminoacyl-tRNA hydrolase, which translates to MPRIIVGLGNPGPEYEGTRHNVGFAVVDALARRLRTAGWRRGFRSLWAEGTWRGQPVVLLKPQTYMNLSGEAVAQACRNLRVPPGEVLVIYDDLDLPPGHLRLRPRGSAGGHRGVASIIASLGRDDFPRLRVGIGRPPAGVDAADYVLAPFAPAEQPLMAAAVQRAAEAVLAVLATGLERAMSRYNGPTPWPSGTQGAGTGGGGEGEE; encoded by the coding sequence GTGCCCCGGATCATCGTCGGGCTTGGCAACCCGGGTCCCGAGTACGAGGGAACCCGGCACAACGTGGGCTTTGCCGTGGTCGATGCCCTGGCCCGGCGGCTGCGCACGGCCGGCTGGCGTCGGGGCTTCCGCTCCCTCTGGGCGGAGGGGACGTGGCGCGGCCAGCCCGTGGTGTTGCTCAAACCCCAGACCTACATGAATCTCAGCGGCGAGGCCGTGGCGCAGGCCTGCCGCAACCTGCGCGTCCCGCCGGGGGAGGTCCTGGTGATCTACGACGACCTGGACCTGCCGCCCGGCCACCTGCGCTTGCGGCCGCGGGGCAGCGCCGGCGGCCACCGCGGGGTCGCTTCCATCATCGCCAGCCTGGGCCGGGACGATTTCCCGCGCCTGCGGGTGGGCATCGGGCGCCCGCCCGCGGGCGTGGACGCCGCGGACTACGTGCTGGCTCCCTTTGCTCCGGCGGAGCAACCTCTGATGGCCGCGGCCGTCCAGCGGGCCGCGGAGGCCGTCCTGGCGGTGCTGGCCACGGGCCTGGAACGGGCGATGTCCCGTTACAACGGGCCCACTCCCTGGCCCTCAGGCACCCAGGGCGCCGGCACCGGCGGTGGAGGCGAAGGGGAAGAATGA
- a CDS encoding ribose-phosphate diphosphokinase, whose translation MAYDSGRLKLFAGSANPALARAIAQHIGVPLGDLELGRFANGEVRVSVNESVRGADVFVIQPTCHPPNDTLMELLVLLDALKRASAWRVNAVVPFYGYARQDRKTRPREPITAKLVANLLTVAGADRVVTMDLHAGQIQGFFDVPVDHLTAVPLLAEYFAGKKLEKPVVVSPDHGGVSRARELADRLGVPIAIIDKRRPEPGVAEVMSVVGEVEGRTAIMIDDIIDSGGTIRHGAEALIALGARAVYACCTHAVFSGNALQKLAEAPIEEIVVTDTIPLPPGAEKARVKVLSVAPLLGEAIVRIHEDLSVSRLFN comes from the coding sequence ATGGCGTACGATAGTGGGCGGCTGAAACTCTTCGCGGGCAGTGCCAATCCGGCGCTGGCACGAGCCATCGCCCAGCACATCGGCGTTCCCCTGGGGGACCTGGAACTGGGCCGCTTCGCCAACGGCGAGGTGCGGGTTTCCGTCAACGAGAGCGTGCGCGGGGCCGACGTGTTCGTGATCCAGCCCACCTGCCACCCGCCCAACGACACGCTGATGGAGCTGCTGGTCCTTCTGGATGCCCTCAAGCGCGCCTCCGCCTGGCGGGTCAATGCGGTGGTGCCCTTCTACGGATACGCCCGCCAGGACCGGAAGACCCGGCCCCGGGAGCCCATCACGGCCAAGCTGGTGGCCAACCTGCTGACGGTGGCCGGGGCGGACCGGGTCGTCACCATGGACCTCCATGCCGGCCAGATCCAGGGCTTCTTCGACGTGCCGGTGGACCACCTGACGGCGGTGCCCCTCCTGGCGGAGTACTTCGCTGGCAAGAAGCTGGAGAAGCCGGTGGTGGTGTCCCCGGACCACGGCGGGGTGAGCCGGGCCCGGGAGCTGGCCGACCGGCTCGGGGTCCCCATCGCCATCATCGACAAGCGCCGGCCCGAACCGGGTGTGGCCGAAGTGATGTCGGTGGTGGGCGAGGTGGAGGGCCGCACGGCCATCATGATCGACGACATCATCGACTCGGGGGGTACCATCCGGCACGGGGCGGAGGCGCTCATCGCCCTGGGCGCCCGGGCCGTGTACGCCTGCTGCACCCACGCCGTATTTTCGGGCAACGCCTTGCAAAAGCTGGCGGAGGCGCCCATCGAGGAGATCGTGGTGACGGACACCATTCCGCTGCCGCCCGGGGCGGAGAAGGCGCGGGTCAAGGTGCTGTCGGTGGCGCCCCTGCTGGGGGAGGCCATCGTCCGCATCCACGAGGACCTGTCCGTCAGCCGGCTCTTCAACTGA
- a CDS encoding peroxiredoxin: MAAQVGDKAPDFRLPATGPEDTISLGQFRGKKNVVLYFFPFAFSSVCTQEMCALRDTYSEQFSGLDAQVLGISVDSPFTLRAWAEQQKFDFPLLSDFNKEVSRAYDVYYDELMNLRGVAKRAAFVIDKDGVIRYRWVTDDPKVLPDQEAIRKVLTELQG, translated from the coding sequence ATGGCGGCTCAGGTGGGGGACAAGGCTCCGGACTTCCGGCTGCCGGCGACCGGCCCGGAAGACACCATCTCCCTGGGGCAGTTCCGCGGCAAGAAGAACGTGGTGCTGTACTTCTTCCCCTTCGCCTTCAGCTCGGTGTGCACCCAGGAGATGTGTGCCCTGCGGGACACCTACAGCGAGCAGTTCAGCGGTCTCGATGCCCAGGTGCTGGGCATCAGCGTGGACAGCCCCTTCACCCTGCGGGCATGGGCCGAGCAGCAGAAGTTCGACTTCCCCCTGCTCTCGGACTTCAACAAGGAAGTGTCCCGGGCGTACGACGTGTACTACGACGAGCTGATGAACCTGCGCGGCGTGGCCAAGCGGGCGGCCTTCGTCATCGATAAGGACGGGGTCATCCGCTACCGCTGGGTCACCGACGACCCCAAGGTGCTGCCCGACCAGGAGGCCATCCGCAAGGTCCTGACCGAGCTGCAGGGTTGA
- the ilvA gene encoding threonine ammonia-lyase produces the protein MTEGRTRAAEEPGPARTGVGVGRGGPAGPGGPAAAGAAAGTAPGAGAGVPAGTASAVDLAAVQEAARTIAGFVHRTPLLGSAAFSELAGADVFLKLENLQKTGSFKVRGAFNRLSRLDPAARARGVICASAGNHAQGVALAGSRLGIPVTVVMPETAPTTKVVATRGYGAEVILHGEGYDGAYDLACRLAEERGLTFIHAFDDPLVVAGQGTVGLEILEDLPDVDTVVVPVGGGGLIAGIAIALKAQRPGVRVVGVQPQEAPALARAYVTGRLEPVERARTIADGLAVKTPREMTFRLIRRYVDGMVTVSEEEIARAILLLLERAKLVVEGAGAAALAALLSGKVPQAGRVAVVVSGGNIDVNLLARIIERGLLEDGRLIRIRTLVADRPGSLQALLKVIADQGGNILAVYHDRLRHEVALGEAEVELIIETRDTAHVDAIRWALADHGYTLQGLEVEPARAGGAAGLRRR, from the coding sequence ATGACGGAAGGGCGTACGAGGGCGGCGGAGGAACCCGGCCCGGCCCGGACCGGCGTGGGGGTCGGCCGCGGGGGACCGGCCGGGCCGGGCGGTCCGGCGGCCGCGGGGGCTGCGGCGGGGACCGCCCCGGGGGCCGGCGCCGGCGTCCCTGCCGGCACCGCTTCCGCCGTCGATCTTGCGGCCGTCCAGGAGGCGGCCCGGACCATCGCCGGGTTCGTCCATCGCACGCCCCTGCTGGGTTCGGCGGCCTTTTCCGAGCTGGCGGGGGCCGACGTCTTCCTGAAGCTGGAGAATTTGCAGAAGACGGGCTCGTTCAAGGTCCGGGGAGCCTTCAACCGCCTGTCCCGGCTGGATCCGGCGGCCCGAGCCCGGGGGGTGATCTGCGCCTCGGCGGGCAACCACGCCCAGGGGGTGGCCCTGGCAGGTTCCCGCCTGGGAATCCCCGTCACCGTGGTGATGCCCGAGACGGCTCCCACCACCAAGGTGGTGGCCACCCGGGGTTACGGGGCCGAGGTGATCCTGCACGGCGAAGGCTATGACGGCGCCTACGACCTAGCTTGCCGCCTGGCCGAAGAACGCGGCCTCACCTTCATCCACGCCTTCGACGACCCGCTGGTGGTGGCCGGGCAGGGCACGGTCGGGCTGGAGATCCTGGAGGACCTGCCCGACGTGGACACGGTGGTGGTGCCGGTGGGCGGCGGCGGGCTGATCGCCGGGATCGCCATCGCCCTGAAGGCGCAGCGGCCGGGGGTGCGGGTGGTGGGAGTGCAGCCCCAGGAGGCGCCTGCCCTGGCCCGTGCCTACGTCACGGGGCGCCTTGAGCCGGTGGAGCGGGCTCGCACCATCGCCGACGGCCTGGCGGTCAAGACGCCGCGGGAGATGACCTTCCGGCTGATCCGCCGTTACGTGGACGGCATGGTCACCGTCTCCGAGGAGGAGATCGCCCGCGCCATCCTGCTCCTGCTGGAACGGGCCAAGCTGGTGGTCGAGGGGGCGGGCGCGGCGGCCCTGGCCGCCCTGCTCTCCGGCAAGGTCCCGCAGGCCGGCCGGGTGGCCGTGGTGGTGAGCGGCGGCAACATCGACGTCAACCTGCTGGCCCGGATCATCGAGCGCGGGCTGCTGGAAGACGGGCGCCTGATCCGCATTCGCACCCTGGTGGCCGACCGGCCGGGATCGCTGCAGGCCCTGCTCAAGGTGATCGCCGACCAGGGCGGCAACATCCTGGCCGTCTACCATGACCGGTTGCGTCACGAGGTCGCGCTGGGTGAGGCCGAGGTGGAGCTGATCATCGAGACCCGGGACACGGCCCACGTGGACGCCATCCGCTGGGCCCTGGCGGATCACGGCTACACCCTGCAGGGCCTGGAGGTGGAGCCGGCGAGGGCCGGCGGGGCTGCGGGCCTGCGGCGGCGATGA